The proteins below are encoded in one region of Shewanella algae:
- the acnB gene encoding bifunctional aconitate hydratase 2/2-methylisocitrate dehydratase — translation MLEAYRKHVEERAAEGVVPKPLDAHQVAELVELVKNPPAGEEEFILNLLENRIPPGVDEAAYVKAGFLDAVAKGEVKSPILSAERALELLGTMQGGYNIEPLIRQLDNEQMAPLAVKALSHTLLMFDAFHDVVEKMKAGNAYAKQVVESWANAEWFLSRPKLADKISLTVFKVTGETNTDDLSPAPDAWSRPDIPLHALAMLKNARDGIEPDQPGVVGPIKKIEELKTKGFPLVYVGDVVGTGSSRKSATNSVLWFMGDDIPFVPNKRAGGFCLGGKIAPIFFNTMEDAGALPIELDVGNMEMGDVIDIYPYAGKVTRHDSDEVISEFKLKTDVLLDEVRAGGRIPLIIGRGLTDKAREALGLEASDVFVRPGDVADTGKGYTLAQKMVGKACGVEGIRPGQYCEPKMTSVGSQDTTGPMTRDELKDLACLGFSADLTMQSFCHTAAYPKPVDVNTHHTLPDFIMNRGGVSLRPGDGVIHSWLNRMLLPDTVGTGGDSHTRFPIGISFPAGSGLVAFAAATGVMPLDMPESVLVRFKGKMQPGITLRDLVHAIPHKAIEMGLLTVEKKGKKNIFSGRILEIEGLEHLKVEQAFELSDASAERSAAGCTIKLDKDPIIEYLNSNIVMLKWMIAEGYGDRRTIERRIKGMEEWLANPELMEADKDAEYSAVIEIDLNEIKEPILCAPNDPDDAVLLSQVANTQIDEVFVGSCMTNIGHFRATGKMLDKFAKTLPTRLWIAPPTKMDKDQLTEEGYYGIFGRVGARIEIPGCSLCMGNQARVAEGATVVSTSTRNFPNRLGTGANVYLASAELAAVAALLGRLPSPEEYQEYAKELDATAADTYRYLNFDQLESYTKKAGEVIFQSAV, via the coding sequence GTGCTAGAAGCATATCGTAAACACGTCGAAGAGCGTGCTGCTGAGGGCGTAGTCCCTAAGCCATTGGATGCACATCAAGTGGCTGAGCTTGTTGAATTAGTGAAAAACCCACCTGCAGGCGAAGAAGAATTTATTCTTAACCTGCTCGAAAATCGTATTCCCCCAGGTGTTGACGAAGCCGCCTATGTTAAGGCCGGTTTTCTGGATGCCGTTGCCAAGGGTGAGGTGAAATCCCCAATCCTGAGCGCCGAGCGTGCGCTGGAACTCTTGGGTACCATGCAGGGCGGTTACAACATCGAACCCCTGATCCGCCAATTGGACAACGAGCAGATGGCCCCGCTGGCGGTTAAGGCTCTGTCCCACACCTTGCTGATGTTCGATGCCTTCCACGATGTGGTTGAGAAGATGAAGGCGGGTAACGCCTATGCCAAGCAAGTGGTTGAGTCCTGGGCCAATGCCGAGTGGTTCCTCAGCCGTCCCAAGCTGGCCGATAAAATCTCTCTGACCGTATTCAAGGTCACAGGCGAAACCAACACCGACGACCTGTCTCCGGCTCCTGATGCCTGGTCACGTCCCGATATCCCACTGCACGCCTTGGCGATGCTGAAAAACGCCCGCGACGGTATTGAGCCGGATCAGCCAGGCGTAGTAGGCCCAATCAAGAAGATTGAAGAACTCAAGACCAAGGGCTTCCCACTGGTTTATGTGGGCGACGTGGTCGGTACAGGTTCTTCCCGTAAGTCGGCGACCAACTCTGTGCTGTGGTTCATGGGCGATGATATTCCGTTCGTGCCCAACAAGCGTGCCGGTGGTTTCTGCCTCGGTGGCAAGATAGCTCCTATCTTCTTCAACACCATGGAAGATGCCGGTGCTCTGCCGATTGAGTTGGATGTGGGCAATATGGAGATGGGCGATGTTATCGACATCTACCCTTATGCCGGTAAAGTGACCCGTCACGACAGCGACGAAGTTATCTCTGAATTCAAACTCAAGACTGATGTGCTGCTGGACGAAGTGCGTGCCGGTGGCCGTATTCCATTGATCATCGGCCGCGGTCTGACCGACAAGGCCCGTGAAGCTCTGGGTCTGGAAGCCTCCGATGTCTTCGTGCGTCCAGGTGACGTTGCCGATACCGGCAAGGGTTACACCCTGGCGCAGAAGATGGTAGGTAAGGCCTGTGGCGTAGAAGGTATCCGTCCCGGCCAATACTGTGAACCCAAGATGACTTCTGTCGGTTCTCAGGACACTACCGGCCCTATGACACGTGACGAGCTGAAAGACTTGGCCTGTCTCGGTTTCAGCGCCGATTTGACCATGCAGTCTTTCTGTCACACTGCCGCTTATCCCAAGCCTGTTGACGTGAATACGCACCACACTCTGCCTGACTTCATCATGAACCGCGGTGGTGTTTCCCTGCGTCCAGGTGACGGTGTTATTCACTCCTGGCTGAACCGCATGCTGCTGCCTGATACCGTAGGTACAGGTGGTGACTCGCACACCCGTTTCCCAATCGGTATCTCTTTCCCAGCCGGTTCCGGCCTGGTGGCTTTTGCCGCCGCTACCGGTGTTATGCCACTGGATATGCCTGAGTCTGTGCTGGTGCGCTTCAAGGGCAAGATGCAGCCTGGTATCACTCTGCGTGATCTGGTGCATGCGATTCCGCACAAGGCCATCGAAATGGGTCTGCTGACCGTTGAGAAGAAGGGCAAGAAGAATATCTTCTCCGGCCGTATTCTCGAAATCGAAGGCCTGGAGCACCTCAAGGTTGAGCAGGCATTCGAACTGTCTGATGCGTCTGCCGAGCGCTCTGCCGCCGGTTGTACCATCAAGCTGGATAAAGATCCTATCATCGAGTACCTGAACTCCAACATAGTCATGCTCAAGTGGATGATTGCCGAAGGCTACGGCGACCGCCGTACCATAGAACGTCGTATCAAGGGCATGGAAGAGTGGTTGGCGAACCCTGAACTGATGGAAGCCGACAAGGATGCCGAGTATTCAGCGGTTATTGAGATCGATCTGAATGAGATCAAAGAGCCTATTCTGTGTGCACCGAACGATCCCGATGACGCCGTATTGCTGTCTCAGGTAGCCAACACCCAGATTGATGAAGTGTTTGTCGGTTCCTGTATGACCAACATAGGTCACTTCCGCGCCACGGGTAAGATGCTGGACAAGTTCGCCAAGACGCTGCCTACTCGTCTGTGGATTGCTCCACCAACCAAAATGGATAAGGATCAGCTGACCGAAGAAGGTTACTACGGTATCTTCGGCCGCGTCGGTGCCCGTATCGAGATCCCGGGTTGTTCTCTGTGTATGGGTAACCAGGCACGGGTTGCCGAAGGCGCGACTGTCGTTTCGACTTCTACCCGTAACTTCCCGAACCGCCTGGGTACAGGTGCCAATGTGTACCTGGCCTCTGCCGAGCTGGCTGCCGTTGCAGCGCTGCTGGGACGTTTGCCAAGCCCTGAAGAGTATCAGGAATATGCCAAGGAGCTGGACGCAACAGCGGCCGATACCTACAGATACCTGAACTTCGACCAACTGGAGTCTTACACCAAGAAGGCCGGTGAAGTGATCTTCCAGTCAGCGGTTTAA
- a CDS encoding Rsd/AlgQ family anti-sigma factor, protein MLKQLEQAEQKWGGANALVDQWLNNRRKLLVYYCKLAGLAPYENRDKSLPCVDQVRSFCNLLVDYVSEGHFEVFNKVVDACDEQGQSNKALAQQLLPKIVETTDQALDFSDKYSELESDDLLYQLDKDLAELVHALETRFQLEDRMLEVLHNKKLAPTIN, encoded by the coding sequence ATGCTGAAACAACTTGAACAGGCCGAGCAAAAATGGGGCGGAGCCAATGCTCTGGTGGATCAATGGTTGAACAACCGCAGAAAGTTACTGGTTTATTACTGTAAGTTGGCCGGACTGGCTCCTTATGAAAACCGTGACAAGTCCCTGCCCTGTGTCGATCAGGTTCGCAGCTTCTGCAATCTGCTGGTGGATTATGTCTCGGAAGGTCATTTCGAAGTCTTCAATAAGGTAGTCGACGCCTGTGACGAACAGGGACAATCGAACAAGGCACTGGCACAGCAGTTGCTGCCGAAGATTGTCGAGACCACAGATCAGGCTCTGGACTTCAGCGACAAGTATTCCGAGCTGGAAAGCGACGATCTGCTCTACCAGCTGGATAAAGATCTCGCCGAACTGGTGCACGCCCTGGAGACCCGCTTCCAGTTGGAAGACAGAATGTTGGAAGTGCTGCACAATAAGAAGTTGGCACCGACCATCAACTGA
- a CDS encoding spondin domain-containing protein, whose translation MKPKLLLPLLLSTLPLSQLSQAAQLEISINNLTHGNHFTPLLIAAHDGNSHLFQAGEPASSALQKMAEGGDISELQLAVTANNGVIVANPAAGLLAPGAKVEKVMLDSGALTHLSLVAMLLPTNDAFVGLDGWEIPSTPGSYTLYLNAYDAGTEANDEQITGGGAPGVPGIPAAPDGMGGQNGTGVMDDSSNDRVHIHPGLLGDTDPNGGISDVDSRIHRWLNPVAALIVTVK comes from the coding sequence ATGAAACCCAAGTTACTACTGCCACTGCTGTTGAGCACACTGCCACTGAGCCAGTTATCCCAAGCCGCCCAGTTGGAGATAAGTATCAACAACCTGACCCATGGCAACCACTTTACCCCCTTGCTTATCGCCGCCCATGACGGCAACAGTCACCTGTTTCAAGCCGGAGAGCCCGCAAGCTCTGCCCTGCAGAAGATGGCCGAAGGCGGAGATATCAGCGAACTGCAACTGGCAGTCACAGCCAACAACGGCGTGATTGTGGCCAACCCAGCCGCCGGCTTACTGGCCCCTGGCGCCAAGGTTGAAAAGGTAATGCTGGATAGCGGCGCCCTGACCCATCTGAGTCTGGTGGCCATGCTGCTGCCCACTAATGATGCCTTTGTCGGCTTGGACGGTTGGGAAATACCCAGCACTCCGGGCAGCTATACCCTCTATCTCAATGCCTACGATGCCGGGACAGAAGCCAACGACGAGCAGATTACCGGTGGCGGCGCGCCTGGAGTTCCCGGTATTCCGGCGGCGCCCGATGGTATGGGCGGCCAGAACGGCACCGGCGTGATGGACGACTCAAGCAATGACAGGGTGCATATCCACCCGGGACTACTCGGGGATACAGATCCCAATGGCGGCATCAGCGATGTCGACAGCCGTATCCATCGCTGGCTGAACCCGGTTGCCGCCTTGATCGTTACCGTCAAATAA
- a CDS encoding SDR family oxidoreductase → MEGLADKVIVITGASEGIGRALALALAPLGGQLVLSARNESRLRTLAMEVESVGGAPLVVCSDVGRQQDCEALIATVIERFGRLDILINNAGMTMWSRFDELKQLDILEQLMRVNYLGPAWLTHAALPHLKASQGQVVVVASVAGLTGVPTRSGYAASKHAVVGFFDSLRIELAEDNVAVTVICPDFVVSEIHRRALDGEGKPLGTSPMAESKIMTAEECAQMMLPVIAGRGRMLITSWRGRLGRFVRLIAPAWVDNLARKAIASGH, encoded by the coding sequence ATGGAAGGACTTGCTGATAAGGTCATAGTGATTACCGGCGCCTCGGAAGGTATTGGCCGGGCGCTCGCTCTGGCACTGGCGCCGCTTGGCGGACAACTGGTGCTCAGTGCCCGCAATGAATCCAGGTTGCGTACCCTGGCGATGGAGGTCGAGTCGGTTGGCGGTGCGCCACTGGTGGTTTGTAGTGATGTCGGGCGACAACAGGACTGTGAAGCCTTGATAGCCACGGTTATCGAACGCTTCGGCCGGCTGGATATACTGATCAACAATGCCGGCATGACCATGTGGAGCCGCTTCGATGAACTCAAGCAACTGGACATTCTTGAACAGCTGATGCGGGTCAATTATTTGGGACCGGCCTGGCTGACCCATGCAGCACTGCCGCATCTGAAGGCTTCCCAAGGGCAAGTGGTGGTGGTGGCTTCCGTGGCCGGTTTGACCGGGGTGCCGACCCGCAGTGGTTATGCCGCTTCCAAACATGCTGTCGTGGGCTTTTTTGATTCACTGCGAATCGAGTTGGCCGAGGACAATGTTGCTGTGACCGTGATATGTCCTGACTTTGTGGTCTCCGAGATCCACCGGCGGGCGCTGGATGGAGAGGGTAAACCGCTCGGAACTTCTCCCATGGCAGAGAGCAAGATCATGACCGCCGAAGAATGCGCGCAGATGATGCTGCCGGTCATAGCCGGGCGGGGGCGAATGTTGATCACCTCTTGGCGTGGTCGTCTGGGGCGTTTTGTCCGCCTTATCGCTCCAGCCTGGGTGGATAATCTTGCCCGTAAGGCAATAGCGTCCGGGCACTAG
- a CDS encoding spondin domain-containing protein: MNTTSPREPTQARAFALSLVLILALVMLTACSDNDHPGTPPQPPEPEPATSKFDIRVTNLTANQPLSPIALLTTDKELQLWQNGSPASLALERLAEGGDNSELANISGVHTLMSAEAPLAPGMTQDFSLNLTSEENMTLALVTMLVNTNDAFSGIQQVDLSNLAANESLQLLAPAYDAGTEANSETKGSIPGPADGGEGFNSARDDVDRVHLHPGIISADDGLADSVLAPSHRFDNPVLKIVIYRKS, encoded by the coding sequence ATGAACACTACAAGCCCTAGAGAACCGACTCAGGCCCGAGCCTTTGCCCTGTCCCTGGTGCTGATACTGGCACTGGTAATGCTGACCGCCTGCTCGGACAATGACCATCCCGGCACGCCACCCCAGCCACCGGAACCTGAGCCTGCTACCAGCAAATTCGATATCCGGGTGACCAACCTGACCGCTAACCAACCTCTATCACCTATCGCCCTGTTGACTACCGACAAAGAGCTGCAACTCTGGCAAAACGGCTCGCCGGCAAGCCTGGCACTCGAGCGACTCGCAGAAGGTGGCGACAACAGCGAGTTGGCCAATATCAGCGGAGTCCACACACTGATGAGCGCCGAAGCTCCGCTGGCCCCCGGGATGACCCAGGACTTCAGCCTGAACCTGACCTCAGAAGAGAATATGACCTTGGCCCTGGTCACTATGCTGGTGAATACCAATGACGCTTTCAGTGGCATTCAGCAGGTAGACCTGAGTAACCTGGCAGCCAATGAGAGCTTGCAACTGCTTGCTCCCGCCTATGATGCCGGCACCGAAGCCAACTCAGAAACCAAAGGCAGTATTCCCGGCCCGGCCGATGGCGGTGAAGGCTTTAACAGTGCCAGGGATGATGTCGATAGAGTACATCTCCATCCTGGGATTATCTCGGCCGATGACGGTCTGGCCGACTCGGTCTTGGCGCCCTCGCACAGGTTCGATAATCCGGTGCTCAAGATAGTGATCTACCGTAAGTCCTAG
- the hemE gene encoding uroporphyrinogen decarboxylase: MAELKNDRYLRALLKQPVDVTPVWMMRQAGRYLPEYRATRAEAGDFMALCRNAELACEVTLQPLRRFELDAAILFSDILTVPDAMGLGLYFEAGEGPRFERPTDTIEAIKKLAVPDPEDELGYVMKAVSTIRRELKGEVPLIGFSGSPWTLATYMVEGGSSKAFEKIKRMMYAEPAALHMLLDKLADSVTLYLNAQIANGAQAVMIFDSWGGALSHAAYREFSLRYMQKIIDGLNRHAEGRQVPVTLFTKGGGLWLEAMAETGCDALGLDWTIDIGDARKRVGDKVALQGNMDPSTLYASPERIREEVAQILASYGQGTGHVFNLGHGIHQHVDPEHAGAFVKSVHELSAQYHK; the protein is encoded by the coding sequence ATGGCAGAATTAAAAAACGATCGTTATTTACGTGCGCTGCTCAAGCAACCTGTTGATGTTACCCCAGTTTGGATGATGCGCCAGGCTGGCCGCTATCTGCCAGAATATCGCGCTACCCGCGCCGAAGCCGGTGATTTTATGGCGTTGTGCCGTAATGCCGAACTGGCTTGTGAAGTTACCCTGCAGCCGCTGCGTCGTTTTGAACTGGATGCGGCAATCCTGTTTTCCGATATTTTGACTGTGCCTGATGCCATGGGGTTGGGCCTGTATTTCGAAGCCGGTGAAGGCCCTCGCTTTGAGCGTCCAACCGACACCATTGAAGCCATCAAGAAGCTGGCTGTACCGGATCCGGAAGATGAGCTCGGTTATGTGATGAAAGCCGTCAGCACCATTCGCCGTGAACTCAAGGGTGAAGTGCCATTGATCGGTTTCTCCGGTTCACCATGGACACTGGCCACTTATATGGTTGAAGGCGGTTCCAGCAAGGCCTTCGAAAAGATCAAGCGGATGATGTATGCCGAGCCTGCCGCCCTGCACATGCTGCTGGACAAGCTGGCAGATTCCGTAACCCTGTATCTGAACGCCCAAATCGCCAACGGCGCTCAAGCCGTGATGATCTTTGACTCTTGGGGCGGCGCGCTGTCTCATGCGGCCTATCGCGAGTTCTCACTGCGTTACATGCAGAAGATAATCGATGGACTGAATCGTCATGCCGAAGGCCGTCAGGTACCAGTGACCCTGTTTACCAAAGGCGGTGGTCTGTGGCTTGAAGCCATGGCTGAAACCGGCTGTGATGCTCTGGGTCTGGATTGGACCATAGACATTGGCGATGCCCGCAAGCGTGTGGGTGACAAGGTGGCCCTGCAGGGCAATATGGACCCATCGACTCTGTACGCATCTCCTGAGCGTATTCGTGAGGAAGTGGCACAGATCCTGGCCAGCTATGGTCAAGGTACGGGCCATGTATTCAACCTGGGCCATGGCATCCACCAGCATGTGGATCCTGAGCACGCCGGAGCCTTCGTCAAGTCGGTACACGAGCTGTCTGCCCAGTACCACAAGTAA
- a CDS encoding putative bifunctional diguanylate cyclase/phosphodiesterase, protein MHIGKKIGVFILGFCIPALLAVAYSLNFWFEYSLGQFRQQTLEHEYVGIEQQFTRESRRLLQLARLYVPILQTPGESLLKGWLEGLQSSNISLFHLHQGKVTALADGKTRVSGQIIPPAGLFSTLDKEAFGAVIVNEQPLQLGFYRFDDDEALIVTRLLTPAHLQSLGQADLIHSVALAPLQQQVSPGQHLKLASQIQVPTLIGPVLALQVKQQRDAFERLEWQSLLVVMLLLLGGMLMVAAGYLWLRRGLLKPFDRLMTELKEIDPSARRYTHVSGSGGAEFKVLADRINNLLLRIFQQKERSRITLESIAEAVILTNNKARVIYLNPQAESLLGLRSQQALGRTLDTLLKSDNQLDEELLNFMSSGSRVPEYSKVTLQMQQPRIMERAVSNLCNHKGQVIGVVTVLRDITQEETLKQQLRLKASVDGITGLYNRSAFEERLPGYAEGTETLALCYLDLEQFKLINDNCGHDAGDQMLVMVARAIESCLQGDEMLARLGGDEFGLAIRNRSALEVARFLKQVVRQVCLQILPCGGAHYRVGVSCGVAFHRGPCSAPAELLKDADIACLAAKRKGSSQIHFFDDRNKELANERNAPKWAVRIARAIEDKELLLYFQPIKGLNGCCRRQRLEILLRIRDNSGRILPPAQFIAAAERFKLMPEVDREVIRKAFLWLSEHPQLWPEICISINLSGNSLGSEGMLDYIAEMQGRYGIPSSCVCFEITETSAIQNRTRAMEMLNQLRRLGFAFALDDFGSGFASYGYLRELPVDYVKIDGCFVRHLATNARDYAIVKSIHDVCRVMGIETVAEFVENQEIMDKLLEIGVDYAQGYAIGRPKPLEQFLQWEKRHERRQQGLHLQEEYASLA, encoded by the coding sequence ATGCACATTGGCAAAAAAATAGGCGTATTTATCCTGGGGTTTTGTATTCCTGCCCTGCTTGCAGTCGCCTACAGTTTGAATTTTTGGTTTGAATACAGTCTGGGTCAGTTCCGGCAGCAAACGCTGGAGCATGAGTATGTCGGAATTGAGCAGCAGTTTACCCGTGAGTCCCGGCGCCTGTTACAACTGGCGCGCCTCTATGTTCCCATTCTTCAAACGCCGGGCGAGTCGCTGCTGAAAGGTTGGCTGGAGGGGTTGCAGTCTTCCAATATCAGTTTGTTTCATCTGCATCAGGGTAAGGTGACGGCGCTGGCAGACGGCAAGACCCGGGTGTCCGGGCAGATAATCCCTCCCGCCGGACTCTTCTCCACCCTGGACAAGGAAGCCTTTGGCGCCGTGATAGTCAATGAGCAACCTTTGCAGCTGGGGTTCTATCGTTTCGATGATGACGAGGCTCTGATAGTCACTCGTTTACTGACCCCTGCGCACCTGCAGAGCCTGGGACAGGCTGACCTTATCCATTCCGTGGCGCTGGCACCGCTGCAACAGCAGGTGAGCCCGGGGCAACATCTTAAGCTGGCCAGTCAAATCCAAGTGCCCACCCTTATTGGGCCTGTGCTGGCGCTGCAGGTTAAACAACAAAGAGACGCCTTCGAGCGGCTGGAATGGCAAAGCCTGTTGGTTGTCATGCTGCTGTTGCTCGGCGGCATGCTGATGGTGGCCGCCGGTTATCTCTGGCTGCGACGCGGCTTGCTGAAACCTTTCGACCGTTTGATGACAGAGCTGAAGGAGATAGATCCCAGCGCCAGACGCTATACCCATGTCAGCGGCAGCGGCGGCGCCGAGTTCAAGGTGTTGGCCGACAGGATCAACAACCTGTTGCTGCGGATTTTTCAGCAGAAAGAGCGTTCCCGAATCACCCTGGAATCCATTGCCGAAGCCGTGATCCTCACCAACAATAAGGCCAGGGTGATCTATCTCAATCCTCAGGCGGAATCCCTACTCGGGCTGCGCAGTCAACAGGCTTTGGGGCGGACTCTGGATACCCTGCTCAAGAGCGATAATCAACTGGACGAAGAACTGCTCAACTTTATGTCCAGCGGCAGCCGGGTTCCCGAATACAGCAAGGTTACGCTGCAGATGCAGCAGCCGAGAATCATGGAGCGGGCGGTCAGCAACCTCTGCAATCACAAGGGCCAGGTGATAGGCGTGGTGACTGTGCTGCGGGACATTACCCAGGAGGAAACCCTCAAACAACAACTGAGGTTGAAGGCCAGTGTCGATGGTATTACCGGGCTTTACAACCGCAGCGCCTTTGAAGAGCGGCTGCCGGGATACGCCGAAGGCACCGAGACCCTGGCACTCTGTTATCTGGATCTGGAGCAGTTCAAGCTTATCAATGACAACTGCGGCCATGACGCCGGCGATCAGATGCTGGTCATGGTTGCCAGAGCCATAGAGTCCTGTCTGCAGGGTGACGAGATGTTGGCCAGACTCGGTGGTGATGAATTTGGCTTGGCTATCCGTAACCGCAGTGCTCTGGAAGTTGCCAGGTTCTTAAAGCAGGTGGTGAGGCAGGTTTGTCTGCAGATCTTGCCCTGTGGCGGCGCCCATTACCGAGTCGGGGTCAGCTGTGGCGTGGCCTTCCATAGAGGCCCTTGCTCTGCGCCCGCCGAGCTGCTCAAGGATGCCGATATCGCTTGTCTGGCGGCCAAGCGCAAGGGTAGTAGTCAAATTCACTTCTTCGATGATCGCAACAAAGAGCTGGCCAATGAACGCAATGCCCCCAAGTGGGCGGTGCGTATTGCCAGAGCCATAGAGGATAAAGAGCTGCTGCTCTATTTCCAGCCGATTAAAGGACTCAACGGCTGCTGTCGCCGTCAAAGGCTGGAGATCTTGCTGCGGATCCGCGACAACAGTGGTCGTATTCTGCCTCCGGCACAGTTTATTGCGGCGGCGGAGCGGTTCAAGTTGATGCCGGAAGTCGATAGGGAAGTGATCCGCAAGGCGTTCCTCTGGCTATCCGAGCATCCTCAGCTATGGCCGGAGATCTGTATCTCCATCAACCTTTCGGGAAACAGCCTGGGCAGTGAAGGTATGCTGGATTACATCGCCGAGATGCAGGGACGCTATGGCATTCCCAGCTCCTGTGTCTGCTTTGAGATCACAGAGACCAGTGCTATTCAGAACCGAACCCGGGCGATGGAGATGCTCAACCAATTGCGCCGCTTGGGATTTGCCTTTGCTCTGGACGACTTTGGCAGTGGCTTTGCCTCATACGGCTACCTGCGGGAGCTGCCGGTGGATTATGTGAAGATAGATGGCTGCTTTGTCCGGCATCTGGCGACCAATGCCAGGGACTATGCGATAGTCAAATCGATTCACGATGTGTGCCGGGTCATGGGCATAGAGACAGTGGCTGAGTTTGTCGAAAACCAGGAGATCATGGATAAGCTGCTGGAGATAGGGGTCGACTATGCCCAGGGGTACGCGATAGGACGCCCAAAACCTCTGGAGCAGTTTTTGCAGTGGGAGAAGCGCCATGAGCGCCGGCAGCAGGGATTGCACTTGCAGGAGGAGTATGCGAGCTTAGCCTGA
- a CDS encoding response regulator transcription factor, with the protein MIPSSTPQILLLAHDQSLADIQRLNLETLGCQLWQATSFQQARRLLASKPLALLIMTRQLPDGDMLGRCQMLRQEYPNLPLLLLGESDNEADVVLALEAGADDYLLQSCGTLEIRARIRAWLRRGEYIKLPGQQLEFNGLSINSATREVKAFGRPLQLTAREFDLLLFMAKRPRQVFSRMQLLQGVWGSNYAGYEHTVNSHINRLRTKLAACPKSEPIVTTVWGVGYKFSPPEQASHY; encoded by the coding sequence ATGATCCCTTCCAGCACACCGCAGATCCTGCTGCTTGCCCATGATCAGAGCCTGGCCGATATCCAACGCCTCAATCTCGAGACTCTGGGCTGCCAGCTATGGCAAGCGACGAGTTTTCAACAGGCCAGAAGACTGCTGGCGAGTAAACCTCTGGCCCTGTTGATCATGACACGCCAACTGCCTGACGGTGACATGCTCGGCCGTTGTCAGATGCTCAGGCAAGAGTATCCGAATCTGCCGCTATTGCTTCTGGGGGAGTCCGACAACGAGGCCGATGTGGTTCTGGCTCTTGAGGCCGGTGCCGATGACTACCTGCTTCAAAGCTGTGGCACTTTGGAGATACGTGCCCGGATCAGGGCCTGGCTCAGACGGGGCGAATACATCAAGCTGCCGGGTCAGCAACTCGAATTCAACGGCCTCAGCATCAATAGTGCTACCCGCGAGGTCAAGGCCTTTGGCCGGCCACTGCAGTTAACCGCCAGAGAGTTTGATCTCTTGCTGTTTATGGCCAAGCGGCCGAGACAGGTATTCAGCCGGATGCAACTGTTGCAAGGCGTTTGGGGTTCAAATTATGCGGGCTACGAACACACGGTCAACAGCCATATCAACCGCCTGCGCACCAAATTGGCCGCATGTCCCAAGAGTGAGCCCATAGTGACTACCGTATGGGGTGTGGGATACAAGTTTTCACCACCCGAGCAGGCCAGCCATTACTGA